DNA from Sorangium aterium:
TCGCGATCATGAAGGGATACGCGCTCGCGCTCCTGCGCAACACGAACGATCTGCCGGCGCCGCGCCGCAAGATGCTGGAGGCCATCGACCGCGGCGCGGACAGGATCAACCGCATCGTCGACGATCTCCTGGCCATCTCGCAGGTCACGCTCGACGTGCTCCAGGTCTCCGAGGAGGACGTCGATCTGAAGGAGCTCGTGCAGGAGACGGTCGACCGCGTCGCGAAGTCGGCGAGCCGGCACCGGGTGCGGATGTCGCTCGACGCCGAGCGGCCGCCCGTCGTGCGCGCCGATCCGGAGCGGCTGCGCCAGGTGCTCGCGAGCCTGCTCGACAACGCGGTGAAGTACTCGCCCGACGGCGGCGACGTCGACGTGCGCGTCGCCGTCGCCGAGCGCGCGGCGGCGTCGTCGCCGCCGTCCTCCTGCGACGCCGCGCTCTTCTCGCAGCGCCACGGCGCGGCGCCGCGCTACGAGGCGGTCGTGTCCGTGCGCGACCGGGGCGTCGGCATCCCCGCGCACAAGCAGGAGCGGATCTTCGAGCGCTTCTTCCGCGCGCACACGGACACCCGACACGACTACGGCGGCATGGGAATAGGGCTGTTCCTTGCGAAGGACATGATCACCCGTCACGGTGGCCGTATCTGGTTCGAGAGCGAGGAGGACAGCGGCAGCACGTTTTATTTCACCCTTCCACTCAGCAGCGAGGCCCCCGCGGCCGATCGACGATGAGCGACAGACACGCAAAGACGGTGCTCCTCGTGGAGGACGATGCGGATCTCGTGGCGCTCGTCGCCCTCGTGCTCCAGGAGGGCGGGTACCGGGTCAAGATCGCGTGCAACGGTCGCGAGGCGCTGGCCAAGCTGGAGCACGACCTGCCGGATCTCATCCTGCTCGACATGAAGATGCCGGTGATGAACGGCCCGGAGTTCGCGCGTGAGCTCGAGGTCCGGCACGGGCGTCAGGCGCCCATCGTCGTGCTCACCGCCGCGGCGGACGCGCACCGGCGGGCGGCCGAGGTCGGCGCCGACGCGTGGCTCGGCAAGCCGTTCGAGCCGGACGCGCTCCTCTCGACAGTGAGGCGCTACACAGGGTGAGCGCGGAGGAGCTGCCGCCGCTCGGCGAGGTCGCGCCGCACCTCGGCCCAGTACCGCGCGGGGAACCGGCGGTGATCGAAGCCGGTCGCGCGGAACACCCGTGTGATGCGGGCATAACGGCGCAGGCTCCACTCCCTCATGATCTGGAGCGAGGGGTGGAGGCCGCGCGCCTCGATGAACGGCGCGGCGCGCGCGTAGAGCGCTGGCATGACCTCATCGAGCCAGTTCCGCATCAGGGCCTGGTATCCGGGCGTATCGACGCACCGTCCGGAGATCACCTGAGCGCGCGTGACCCCATAACGCGCGAGCTCCTCCTCGGGCAGGTAGCAGATGCCGCGATCGGCGTCCTCCTGCATGTCCCTCAGGTTGTTGAAGAACTGATCGAGCCGACCGAACTCCCCGGCCGCGTCCCAGTGCTCCTTCGTCAGGAACGGAACCAGCTGGAAGATATGGCCTGACAGCCGCACCAGCATCGTGTCGTGCTCCTTCAGGGTGCGGATGAGCAGGCTGGGAGCGTGGTAGTCGGCGAGGGCGAGCAGGTAGGCGTCCCAGGCGGCGAGCGCGCGCGGTTGCATGTCGTCCGGGTCGGGACGATCGGGCGCGGGGCCGCGGAGCCACAGCGCGTGGATGGCCGAGAGCTCGCGGGCGAAGGGGCAGCACGGATCGACGAAGCCGCAGGAACGGACGCGCCTCCACGCCACCATGAAGCGGCTGAACCGCCGCGCGTGCGGCTCGATGCGCTCGTTCTCGGCGAGGCGATCGACGATGCGGATCCAGCGGATGCGGTCGAGCCACGCCCGCTTCACGTCGGGCGTGAGGCCGAGCACCCATGCGGCGTTGTCCTCGTCTTTCAACGCGTCGTCCGACAGGGCGCGATAGTGCGATGAGCCGACGATCGCCGAGATCGGCTGGTAGGGAGTCTGCTCCGATGCCGGTGCAGCAGCGGGCAGGTAGGGCAGTCGAGAGGAGATGTGTTGAATAGGTTTCACGATGTCGAGTGCCGCACGTTGAACGTGCTTGTCGCCGGTGTCGCCCTGGCTTCGCGCGGTCACTGGCGATTATGGACGTGGCCCGCCCTGTTTGCTTTGGGCGCCTGCGTCGGTGATGGATGGTGGCTCTCTACCGTGTAGAACTTTCCGATCCTCCGAGAGATGCGCGGTGACGCCCGTTCGCCTTCCTTTATGAGGCCTTATCGTCTCCCAGTCGACGCGGAAATTCGTCGTCCAGGGCACGGGCGCCGGAGATAATGCATGGATTCCTTGTGTCTTTTGCCGGTATGTTGGGAACACGCCGTCAATGATCGTCGGTGTATACCCTGGGTCGGTACATTGTCCAACGGATAACATCAGTGATGGCCTGACATCTCGGCCCCTTCTCGCTCCGTCTCGGCGGTACGTCAGGCGTTCTAGGCACATGGATTATCCCGGAGTTCCTGGCGGATGGCACCTGTGCCCACGTGACGGCGCGTGAGCGCCGGGGGCGAGCCTCTCTCTCTGCTGCTCGGTCTGCCGCGGTGAACGGCGCGACGGAAACGCTCCGACTCGCGACCGGACGCGATGCTAGACGCGCTCGTGACAGGGGGGATTCAGCGGTTGTTATCGCGCCGTGCGCGCTGCGGTGAACGGCCCAGATCTGTGGTTGTGACCACGGCCCAAAGCGGTCATCCGCGCTCGGTGCGCCCGAGGGGCGTCCGCTCCAGACAGAGTGGATGGACCGGACGAGAGGCCCTCGGGAACCACGTCCACCCATCCATCACCCGGTGGACGTGGACGATCGAGTCGGTGCTCGCCGAAGCGCGCTCCTGGCGCGGTGACGCCGCTCACCGCCGCCGTTGCGTCGCTGGCGCACGATGGCCGCCCGCCGGTGGGGGGCCGGGCTACCAGACATGCAAAGGAGAATCTCAGGTTCGAAAGACTTCAGGAGCATCCTTAAGGTTAACCCCCTGAATCGAGCAAGGTCGGGCCCTGGCCCGTGTCCTGCTAAAGCTGCAGGACAGAGCGCCCGTGACGGCTTCCCCCCCCGCCGTCGAATGGGCGCTCTGTTTTTGGTGCTCTTCGTCGGGGACGCGAGGCCTAGCGCTCGCGCAGCCTGGCCACACGGTCGCGCCAGTGCTGGAGATCGAGCGCGGAGAAGACCGCGGCGGCGCGCGCGATCTGGCGCTCGCGCTCTGGATCGCGGCGCGGGAGGTGCCGCGCGAGCTCGAAGCGGGCGCGCGCCTCCTCGACGGGCAGGCCGCGCTGCAGGGCGTCGTCGATCGCCGCGGCCCAGAGCTGCCTCGCGCGCGCGCGGCCGCCGGCGAGCCACGCGGCGAGGCCGCTCAGGCGGAGCGAGGTCGAGCGGCCGAGGGGGAAGATGCGCGCGTACCGGCCGAGCGCGCGGCACGCCTCCGCGGAGGTGCGCGAGAGCTCGCGCCTCTCCGCCGAGCCGGGGGCGTCCTCGAGCAGCGCGAGCAGCACCTCGCACGTCGCCGCATAGCCGTACAGGCAGTGGTAGCCCGCCGGCTGTCCCTCGCGGAGCATGGGGAGCGTCCGCTCGGCGGCCGCGCGCGCCTCGGCGTTCGCGCCGCGGAGCAGGTGCCCCAGCGCGACCTGGCCGTGCGTGATCTGCTGCGTGCGGTCGCCGAGCCGCTGCACCTCGGCCGACAGCGCGTCGAAGATGGCGATCGCGCCCTCGCCGTCGCCGAGCAGCAGCCGGCACTGCGCGCGGCCGCTCTCCGCCCAGATGTGGCCCTGCGCGTTGTCGCTCTCGCGCGACGCGATCACGAGCGCGCCGTACAGGTCGAGCGCCTCCCTCCAGCGGCCCTCGGAGTACGCCACGCCGGCGAGCAGCGTGATGCACTCCTCCTTGCGGCGGCGGTCGTGCAGCGCCTCGGCCAGCTGCTCGGCCTGGGTGAGCAGCGCCCGCGCGTCGCGGCACCGGCCCTCGCCGAGCGCCGTCAGCCCGCGCAGGCACGAGACGAACGCGACGCCTTGCGGGTCGTCGAGCGCCGCCGCGACCGCCGTCGCGCGCGCGGCGTACGCGTCGACGACGGCCTTCCACGGGACATACCCGAACGCGACGCTCAGGGTCGCGTACCCGCGCGCGAGCGCGAGCGACGGGCCGAGCCGCGCCGCGGCGTTGGTCGCCGCCAGCGCGGCCAGGAAGGCGAGCGTCGGCTCGTTGCGGAACAGGTACGTCTCCGACAGCTTCTCCGCCGCGAGCGACGCCTCGGCGAGGCGCTCGCGCTCGGCCGCGTCGCGCGCGACCGGGGCCGGCAGGCCAGCGACGTGCGCGAGCTGCAGGCCGAGCTGCTTCAGCGAGGCCATCGCCGGGCGGAGCCGCTCTCCGAGGCCCGCGCGACCGCTCGCCGCGCGCTCCCCCGCGCGGAGCCACGCGGCCTCGTCCCGCGAGAGCAGCTCCAGCGCCGCCGCGCAGTGCCGCTCCGCGCCGAGCAGATCGCCGAGGTTGTAGTGCGCCTGGCCGAGCCGCCGCTCCCAGCGCGCACGCCGGAGCGGCGGCGCGCGCTCCTCGGGAGGGTGCGCGCCGTCGAGGTCGAGCGCCCTCTTGTAGAAATCCACCGCGTCGCCGGAGGCGCCCGTCGCGAGGGCCTGGGCGCCCGCCTTGTCGAGGTACTCCAGCGTCTTCTGGACGGCGCCGGCGATGCCGTAGTGGTGGGCGAGGAGCGGGTACGACAGCGCGAGGCCCGGCGCGTCGCGGTGGCGCCGCTCGATCGCGCGCGCCGCGGCGGCGTGCAGGGCCCGCCGCTCCGGCTCGGGGGTGCCCGCGTAGACGATCTCCCGCAGCTTGTCGTGCACGAAGCCGAGCCGCCCCGGCTCGGTCTCCTCGAGCACGTGGCGACGGGCGAGCTCCGCGAGCGCGTCCATGGCGTCGACCTCGGCGAGGCCGGCGGCGCCGAGCAGCAGGCGCTCCTCGAGCTCGCGGCCCAGCACCGAGGCGAGCCGCGCGAGCGCGAGCGCCCCCTGGCTCAGCCCCGACAGCCGGCGCGCCACGAGCTCGCGCAGCGAGCCCGGCAGCGGCAGCGGGGCGGGCGGCTGGCTCCCGCGCGCGGCGCGGGCGAGCCGCTCTGCGGCGGCGCCCTCGGCGCCCGCGCGGATCCGCCACGCGTAGGCCTCGTCCCGGTAGATCACCCGCTCCTGGATCGCGGCGCGGAGGTACTCCGCGATGAAGAACGGGTTCCCCTCGGACTGCTCGAAGAGGTACTGCACGAACGCCTCGGGCGGCTCGTCCAGGGCGAGCATGTCGCGCACCATCCGCCCGACCGACCCGCGATCGAGCCGCCCGAGATCGAGCCGCGAGGCCCAGGGGGCGCCGAGGAGCGAGGAGAGCGCGGGCGACGTCTCCTCGGTCCGGTACGCGCACAGGAGGACCACGGGGTGGGCCGCGAAGTAGTCCGCGTCGAGGTGCTCGAGGACGGCGCGCGAGTTCTCGTCGGCCCACTGGAGGTCGTCGAGCACGAGCAGGACGGGCCGCGTCGCGGCGAACGCGGCGAGCGTGTCGGCGAGCGCGGTCCGCAGCCGGTAGCGGGCCGCGTCCGGCGGCAGCTCGGGGGGCTCCGGGTAGCGGTCGTGGCCGCGGAGCTGGGCGAGCGACGGCTCGTGCGGCGCGAGGACCCTGCCGCGCGGGCCGAGCAGCGCGTCGTAGCCCGTGGGGCCGAGCTCGCTGCACCGGTCGGCCACCGCGAGCAGGAGCGGGCGGAACGGGTGCAGCGGCGCGGCCTTGACCGCGCCCTCGCGCTCGACCTCGGCGGACACGGCCGCGCATGCGCCCGTGACCACGGCCATGCGGATGAGCGCCGCCTGGTGCGCCGCCTCGACGGCGAGGCGCGTCTTGCCCACGCCGCTCTCGCCGCCGACGACGAGGAGGCTGCCCTGGCGCCGCTCGTGGGCGCGCTCGAGCGCCTCGGTGATCTTCTGCAGCGCCTCCCCGCGCCCGGCGAGGCGCGGCCGGTACAGGTACGGCTGCGCCTTCGGCACGCGCACGCGCACATGCGCGCGCTCCCCGCCGGGGGGCGGCGTGTCGGCCGCGCCGAGCTCGGCGAGGGCGGTCGCGACCTCGTCGGCGTAGCCGAGCCGGTCCTCGGGGCGCTTCTTCAGGAGCCGCGCGATGAGGGCGTCGAGCGCGGGAGGCACGTCGGCGACGAGCTCGGAGGCCGGGAGCGGCTCGGCGTAGAGGTGCATGGACAGCACGACGGAGCTCGAGTCGCCGAGGAACGGGACGCCCCCGGTCACGGCCTCGTAGATCATGCAGCCGAGCGCGTAGAGGTCCGCGCGCGCGTCGACGAGGTCCCCGCGGATCTGCTCGGGGGACATGTAGTCGGGGCTGCCCATCAGCCTGCCGCCCGCCTGGAGCACGTCGCGCCCGGTGTTCCCCTCGAACTGGAAAGCGAGGCCGAAGTCGAAGAGCACCGGCGTGCCGTCCGGGCGGATGAACACGTTGTCCGGCTTGAGATCGCGGTGGACGAGGCCCCGGCCGTGGACGTACGCGAGCGGCCGGCAGATCGCGCGGAGGAGCGTCAGCGCCTGGCGGAGCGCGCCGCCCGCCGCGCGGTGGAACGGGCGCGGCGCGAACGGCTGGTACGAGCGCGGGATGATCGAGGCGGGCGCGATCTCCGCCGTCGCGGTGCTGGCCTGCGCGTCCATGGCCGTGGAGACGCTCACGGTCGGCTCGCTGCTCACGCTCCCGCGGGCGCGCCAGCGCTCCTGGTTGTGATCCCGGAGCGTGCGCCCCTCGATCAGCTCCATCGCGTACCACGGGATCCCGCCCTGGACCCCCTCGTCGAGCACCCGCACGACGCCCGGGTGCTCGACGCCCCGGAGCGCGTGGATCTCGCGGCGGATGCTGGAGACGAGGCTCTCGTCGCCCACGCTGACGGTCTTGAGCGCCGCGAGCGCGCCCGTGATGCTGTGCTGGGCGCGGTAAACGATCCCCATCCCGCCGCGGCCGAGCGGCGCGAGCACCCGCCACGGCCCGATGGACACCGGGACATCCGGAGGGTGCCTGGCCTGACCCGAGCTCGGCGTCGTGATCATCGAGGGACCGACGCAGCCTTGGCCCGGGCCTGGATTCGCCCCAGGTGGTAGGTCAAAAGCGGTTTCCCGACATCCACGCTGGAGCTGAGTACATCCACCCGACGGCGCGCGATGATGTCACGGCGCGGTCGACCGTACAACAGGTCTGTGTGGAGGCCAGCTCATCGCACGAACGCCGCGCGGCGGGGCTGTCGCACCGACAGGCGACTACACACGAAGCAGCGGAGCGTGGCTATCGAGGCTCGCGCCGGAGCGGAGGCGCGGCGCGTCCCGAGGCGCCGGCGCGCCGCCGAGGCGCCGTGCGGTCGTCGCGTCGCGCGTCGCGCGTCGCGCGTCGCGCGTGCACGCAGGGAGCGCCGGCGCGCGGGCGCCTCTCTGGACGTTAGCGCCGCGCGAGACGCGGTGAACCCGGGACTCTGCGGAGGCGCGCTCTGCCGCCGCGGTCGTCGCCGCATGTCGAGGCGCGATGTCGAGGCGAGCCTCGCCGCGCGGCGCTCGGGCGGGGACGTCTCGGTCTCTCGCGGCCAGAGGACCGCCGGAGATCGTCTGCTTTCCCCGCTTGGTGGATTCGACATCTCCGATGTCGTTGTCCCGTTTCACCGACCTTCGATCGCGCTGTGCGAGCCCATCGTGCACAGCTGAGCTCGCGGTACACGGTTTGCTCCCGGTGCGCCCACGGCCCGCGCTGGCGGCCGCACTTAGAAAGGGAACCAACGAATGAAGCATTCGACTCATCTCGGGGCCTTGTTGACCGTCCTGTTCCTCGCTGCGTGCGGCGGCGAAGGTGCAGATTCCGCCCCGACGGACAGCGCCGTGAGCTCCAAGCAGCTCAGGGATCTGACGGCCGATGACGTCCAATCCGCCTGCGATTCGCTCGCGGCGAGGGTGAAGCTCTCCAAGGAAGATGCCTGTGAGTACCTGGGCCTCGTCGCGTCGCCCGCCGTCGGGCAGCCGTGCGGCACGGTGAAGGACGAGTGCCTCTCCGCGGCCGACGAGGAGGCTGACGAGCAGGACGACCACGCAGCGGATTGCATGCCTCCGACCGAGCACCGCGCCGGCTGCTCCGCCACGGTGGCCGAGTACGAGGTCTGCTTGCTCGCCCAGACGCAGCGGGTCCGGGCGCTCACGTGCGACTCCGAGCTGAGCTCGCTCGAGGCGGTCCCTCCGGAGTGTGAGGCGGTGGCGCGCAAATGCCCGCAGATCGTGGCAGCGGACGAGGGCGGAGCTCCGGGCGCCGAGAGCCCCTGAACGCGGCGCCGAGGAGCGGGCGGCCACCCATCATGGGCGATCGATCATCGATCATCGCGCGCAACGCGGACGCACGGCTGTCTTCCTGAACGAATCACCGGTAGGCACGACACGGCCGCTTGGCGGCCGTGAGTGCCATTGTCCTACCTGTGTTTCCCTGGATCTTTTGATTCCTGTTGATATTCGTGCTCGTCCGCGCCTTCCAGGGCATCTCGGCGTATGATGGGCTCCGGAGCCGGCGCGTCCGGGGAGGTTCAAGCCTCGGCGTCTCGGCTCAAGCGAAGTCGCGGCTCGCGCCGAGGGTTCGCTGGCACAGAGGAGGATTTCATGAAGATCACCAAGGTTTCCGGAGTGCTCGCCCTGCTGCTGATCGCCGCCGCGGCTGCTTGCGGCAAGGGCGAGCAGCCGGCTGAGGCGAACGCGACGGTCGAGGTGACCGCCACCGCCGAGTCGGCGATGGGCGAAGGCGCCTATGTCGAGGAGCACGAGAGCGGCAAGGCCGCCTTCAACGTCGCTGCCGACGGGAACGTCAAGGCCGCGGTCACGGGTCCGGACGGCAAGCCGATCCGCGAGGACGTCAGCGGCACGCTGGTGTGGAAGGACGCGTCCGGGGAGAAGACCGTGCCGCTCACGCTCGATGCGAAGACCGGTCTCCTCGTCGCCGCCGGCCCCAAGCTCGAGGCGGATCTCACCGAGATCGGCTACACGCTCAACGTCGCCGGCAAGCCGTGGAATGGGACGCTGCACGTCCCCGCCGGCGGCACCGCCGAGCTCTACGCCAACGCGAAGGCGTCGGCGGAGCTCGGGCTGCCGGAGGGCAAGCTCGGCCCGCACGGCGGGCGCGTCGAGATCGTGGGCGACGACCGTCTCGAGCTCCTTGTCGACGAGGTGACCGGCGAGGTCCGCGTCTATGTGCTCGACGCCGACCTGAAGCCCATCGATATCGGCGAGCGCAAGATCACGCTCGGCGTGGTGGCCGAGGCGCCGCAGGTGGTCGTCCTCGCCCCGGCGGTCGCGACAGCGGACGTGGCCGCGACCGCGGCCGCGGGGGTGGCCGCGGGGGCGTACCTGACCGGCAAGCTCGCGCTCGCCGCCGATCCGCTGAAGCTGACCATCGCGGTGCGGAAGGCGGGCCACGCGGCCGTCGGCCTGTGCGGCTACCGGCCCGGGGTGGCGTTCGCCGTCCATGCGCGCGCGCCGCGCGTGAAGGTGCGCGTGAAGACCGACTGGGATGCACACGTCCACGCGCTCGCGAACGCCGACCTGAAGGCGAAGGCCGACATCGACCCGAAGGTCCACGTCCACGCGGGGGCCGGCGCCGCTGCCAGGGCCAACGCGAAGGCCAACGTCAACGTGAAGGCGCCGAGCATCCGCGTGACGCCGCCCAGCGTGAACGTGCAGATCAAGGCGCCGAAGATCTCGATCCCCAAGCCGAGCTTCAAGGCGTCGGCGTCGGCGCACGCGAGCGCGGGCGCGAAGGTGGGGGCGCACTGACGCGCCCCGGCGGGAGGGGTGGGCGGCGCGGGCCGCCCGGCGAGCCCTCCCCCGACCCTCCTCCGAGGCGTCGGAGAGCCTGTCGTTGACGCGGAAGACCTCGGCGAAGCGGCCGCGGCGGACCTCTCCGCCCGCGGGCGCGGTGGCGGCTGTGGTGCTCGATCCGGCGTCGAGCGCCCCGCTCCACCGGCAGGTTTACGAGGCGGTGCGCGGGGCGATTGTCGCCGGGCGGCTGCGGTCCGGGAGCAAGCTGCCGTCGACTCGGGCGCTCGCGGCGCAGCTCAGCCTGTCGCGCAACACGGTGCTCGGCGCGTACGCGCAGCTCCTCTCGGAGGGGTACCTGCGCGGCCGGATCGGCTCCGGGACGTACGTCGCCGACGCGCCGCCGGAGCGCGTCCTGCTCGCCCGGCCGAGCTCCGAGCCGCAGCCAGCGCCCTCGCTGGATGGCGCTTCCCTCTCGCGGCGCGGCGCGCTCGTGGCGGGCGCGGCGTCGCCGTTCCTGCGCGCCACCGCGCCGCGCGGTCCTGCCGGCTGGGCGTTCCAGGTGGGCGTGCCCGCGTTCGACGCCTTCCCTGCCGCCGCCTGGGGCCGGCTGATGAGCCGGCGCTGGGACCGCTCGTGGCAGGCGCTCCTGACGCGCTGCGAGCCGCAGGGATACGCGCCGCTGCGCCGCGCGATCACCGACTACCTCGTCACCGCGAGGGGCGTGCGGTGCACGCCGGACGAGGTCATCGTGGTCAGCGGCGCCCAGCAGGCGATCTCGCTCGTTGCCGAGGTGCTGCTCGATCCCGGCGATCCGGTCTGGGTCGAGGATCCGGGCTACACCGCGGCGCGCAGCGCCCTGATCGCGGCCGGGGCGACGCCGGTGCCGGTCCCGGTGGACAGGGAGGGGCTCGACGTGGCGACGGCCGTCCGGCGATCGAGCTCGGCGCGGCTCGCCGTCGTGACGCCGGCGCACCAGTTCCCACTGGGCGTGACGATGAGCCTCGAGCGCCGGCGCGCGCTCCTCGACTGGGCGAGGTCGTCGAGCGGCTGGGTTTTCGAGGACGACTACGACAGCGAGTTCCGCTACGCGGGCCGGCCGCTCGCCGCCCTTCAGGGCCTGTCGCCGGGCGCGCGGGTGATCTACGCGGGGACATTCAGCAAGGTGCTCTCGCCGTCGCTGCGGCTCGGCTACCTCGTGGTGCCGGAGGGGCTGGTCGACGCGTTCGTCGCGGCCAAGGCGCTGGCCGACGTTTCGTCGCCCTCGCTGGAGCAGGCGGTCGTGGCCGATTTTATGATCGAGGGCCACTTCGCGCGCCACGTGCGCCGCATGCGCGTGCTGTACGAGCGGCGCCAGGCCGCGCTGGTCGCGGCGGCGGAGCGAGAGCTGTCGGGGCTGCTCGAGGTCGGCCCGGCGCCCGCCGGCATGCACCTCCTCGGCTGGCTGCCTACCGGGCGCGCGGACGGCGCTGCGGCTGAGCGCGCGGCGGCGAGCGGCGTGCGGTGCGTCGCGCTGTCCGAGCTTCGCGCGCGCTCCGCCGGACGGGGAGCCCTGCTGCTCGGCTATGCGGCTTTGCCCGAGGACGAGATCGCCGAGGGCGTCCGGCGGCTGAAGGCCGCGCTGCGCCAGCGCTGAGCGCCCCGCACGTGGATCCAGCCGATCGGGACGAAGTGGATCTCGCGCTCGCCCG
Protein-coding regions in this window:
- a CDS encoding response regulator codes for the protein MSDRHAKTVLLVEDDADLVALVALVLQEGGYRVKIACNGREALAKLEHDLPDLILLDMKMPVMNGPEFARELEVRHGRQAPIVVLTAAADAHRRAAEVGADAWLGKPFEPDALLSTVRRYTG
- a CDS encoding squalene/phytoene synthase family protein, giving the protein MKPIQHISSRLPYLPAAAPASEQTPYQPISAIVGSSHYRALSDDALKDEDNAAWVLGLTPDVKRAWLDRIRWIRIVDRLAENERIEPHARRFSRFMVAWRRVRSCGFVDPCCPFARELSAIHALWLRGPAPDRPDPDDMQPRALAAWDAYLLALADYHAPSLLIRTLKEHDTMLVRLSGHIFQLVPFLTKEHWDAAGEFGRLDQFFNNLRDMQEDADRGICYLPEEELARYGVTRAQVISGRCVDTPGYQALMRNWLDEVMPALYARAAPFIEARGLHPSLQIMREWSLRRYARITRVFRATGFDHRRFPARYWAEVRRDLAERRQLLRAHPV
- a CDS encoding serine/threonine-protein kinase, with amino-acid sequence MITTPSSGQARHPPDVPVSIGPWRVLAPLGRGGMGIVYRAQHSITGALAALKTVSVGDESLVSSIRREIHALRGVEHPGVVRVLDEGVQGGIPWYAMELIEGRTLRDHNQERWRARGSVSSEPTVSVSTAMDAQASTATAEIAPASIIPRSYQPFAPRPFHRAAGGALRQALTLLRAICRPLAYVHGRGLVHRDLKPDNVFIRPDGTPVLFDFGLAFQFEGNTGRDVLQAGGRLMGSPDYMSPEQIRGDLVDARADLYALGCMIYEAVTGGVPFLGDSSSVVLSMHLYAEPLPASELVADVPPALDALIARLLKKRPEDRLGYADEVATALAELGAADTPPPGGERAHVRVRVPKAQPYLYRPRLAGRGEALQKITEALERAHERRQGSLLVVGGESGVGKTRLAVEAAHQAALIRMAVVTGACAAVSAEVEREGAVKAAPLHPFRPLLLAVADRCSELGPTGYDALLGPRGRVLAPHEPSLAQLRGHDRYPEPPELPPDAARYRLRTALADTLAAFAATRPVLLVLDDLQWADENSRAVLEHLDADYFAAHPVVLLCAYRTEETSPALSSLLGAPWASRLDLGRLDRGSVGRMVRDMLALDEPPEAFVQYLFEQSEGNPFFIAEYLRAAIQERVIYRDEAYAWRIRAGAEGAAAERLARAARGSQPPAPLPLPGSLRELVARRLSGLSQGALALARLASVLGRELEERLLLGAAGLAEVDAMDALAELARRHVLEETEPGRLGFVHDKLREIVYAGTPEPERRALHAAAARAIERRHRDAPGLALSYPLLAHHYGIAGAVQKTLEYLDKAGAQALATGASGDAVDFYKRALDLDGAHPPEERAPPLRRARWERRLGQAHYNLGDLLGAERHCAAALELLSRDEAAWLRAGERAASGRAGLGERLRPAMASLKQLGLQLAHVAGLPAPVARDAAERERLAEASLAAEKLSETYLFRNEPTLAFLAALAATNAAARLGPSLALARGYATLSVAFGYVPWKAVVDAYAARATAVAAALDDPQGVAFVSCLRGLTALGEGRCRDARALLTQAEQLAEALHDRRRKEECITLLAGVAYSEGRWREALDLYGALVIASRESDNAQGHIWAESGRAQCRLLLGDGEGAIAIFDALSAEVQRLGDRTQQITHGQVALGHLLRGANAEARAAAERTLPMLREGQPAGYHCLYGYAATCEVLLALLEDAPGSAERRELSRTSAEACRALGRYARIFPLGRSTSLRLSGLAAWLAGGRARARQLWAAAIDDALQRGLPVEEARARFELARHLPRRDPERERQIARAAAVFSALDLQHWRDRVARLRER
- the pdxR gene encoding MocR-like pyridoxine biosynthesis transcription factor PdxR, whose translation is MSLTRKTSAKRPRRTSPPAGAVAAVVLDPASSAPLHRQVYEAVRGAIVAGRLRSGSKLPSTRALAAQLSLSRNTVLGAYAQLLSEGYLRGRIGSGTYVADAPPERVLLARPSSEPQPAPSLDGASLSRRGALVAGAASPFLRATAPRGPAGWAFQVGVPAFDAFPAAAWGRLMSRRWDRSWQALLTRCEPQGYAPLRRAITDYLVTARGVRCTPDEVIVVSGAQQAISLVAEVLLDPGDPVWVEDPGYTAARSALIAAGATPVPVPVDREGLDVATAVRRSSSARLAVVTPAHQFPLGVTMSLERRRALLDWARSSSGWVFEDDYDSEFRYAGRPLAALQGLSPGARVIYAGTFSKVLSPSLRLGYLVVPEGLVDAFVAAKALADVSSPSLEQAVVADFMIEGHFARHVRRMRVLYERRQAALVAAAERELSGLLEVGPAPAGMHLLGWLPTGRADGAAAERAAASGVRCVALSELRARSAGRGALLLGYAALPEDEIAEGVRRLKAALRQR